Proteins encoded in a region of the Streptomyces sp. NBC_00513 genome:
- the trpS gene encoding tryptophan--tRNA ligase — translation MASDRPRALSGIQPTSGSFHLGNYLGAIRQYVALQETHDAFYMVVDLHAITMPQDPKELRANTRLSAAQLFAAGLDPERCTLFIQSHVPEHAQLGWVMNCITGFGEASRMTQFKDKSAKQGANNATVGLFTYPILQVADILLYQANAVPVGEDQRQHIELTRDLAERFNTRFGQTFTLPAAHIVKEVAKIYDLQDPAIKMSKSASSPKGLVNLLDEPKVTEKKIKSAVTDTEAEIRFDTEKKPGVSNLLTIYSTLTGETIPELETRYEGKGYGALKTDLAGVMVDFVTPFKKRTQEYLDDPETLDAVLAKGAEKARAVAAETLAQAYDRLGFLPAKH, via the coding sequence ATGGCTTCTGATCGTCCTCGCGCGCTCTCCGGCATCCAGCCCACCTCCGGTTCGTTCCACCTCGGGAACTACCTCGGGGCCATTCGTCAGTACGTCGCCCTCCAGGAAACGCACGACGCCTTCTACATGGTCGTCGACCTGCACGCGATCACCATGCCGCAGGATCCCAAGGAGCTGCGCGCGAACACCCGACTCTCCGCCGCCCAACTGTTCGCGGCCGGCCTGGACCCCGAGCGCTGCACGCTCTTCATCCAGAGCCACGTGCCCGAGCACGCGCAGCTCGGCTGGGTCATGAACTGCATCACCGGGTTCGGCGAGGCGAGCCGGATGACCCAGTTCAAGGACAAGTCGGCCAAGCAGGGCGCGAACAACGCCACCGTCGGCCTGTTCACGTACCCGATCCTCCAGGTCGCGGACATCCTGCTCTACCAGGCCAACGCCGTCCCCGTGGGCGAGGACCAGCGCCAGCACATCGAACTGACCCGCGACCTGGCCGAGCGCTTCAACACGCGCTTCGGTCAGACCTTCACGCTGCCCGCCGCGCACATCGTCAAGGAGGTCGCGAAGATCTACGACCTCCAGGACCCGGCGATCAAGATGTCGAAGTCCGCCTCCTCGCCCAAGGGCCTGGTCAACCTCCTCGACGAGCCCAAGGTCACCGAGAAGAAGATCAAGAGCGCGGTCACCGACACCGAGGCGGAGATCCGCTTCGACACCGAGAAGAAGCCCGGCGTCAGCAACCTGCTCACGATCTACTCCACCCTCACGGGCGAGACGATCCCCGAGCTGGAGACCCGTTACGAGGGCAAGGGATACGGCGCGCTGAAGACCGACCTGGCCGGCGTGATGGTCGATTTCGTCACACCCTTCAAGAAGCGCACCCAGGAGTACCTGGACGACCCCGAGACCCTGGACGCCGTGCTGGCCAAGGGCGCGGAGAAGGCTCGCGCGGTCGCCGCCGAGACCCTGGCGCAGGCGTACGACCGCCTCGGGTTCCTGCCCGCCAAGCACTGA
- a CDS encoding 2'-5' RNA ligase family protein, translating to MGTVTLGVSIAVPEPYGSSLQELRVGFGDAAALGIPTHVTLVPPTEVEAERLPAIQAHLAEVAATFRAFAMRLAGTGTFRPLSPVVFVRLVEGGAGCTRLQALLRDPDGPIDRELAFPYHPHVTVAHGISEEAMDLAFTTLSGYAADWLCEGFALYEQGSDGVWRKLREYPFGTGPTGVPAQLGSPTDEAAGTRGRRS from the coding sequence GTGGGGACCGTAACGCTCGGCGTTTCGATCGCGGTCCCGGAGCCGTACGGCAGCAGCCTTCAAGAGCTGCGGGTCGGCTTCGGGGACGCCGCCGCGCTCGGCATCCCCACGCACGTCACCCTCGTGCCGCCCACCGAGGTGGAAGCGGAGCGGCTGCCGGCGATCCAGGCCCACCTGGCCGAGGTCGCGGCGACGTTCCGCGCCTTCGCGATGCGGCTGGCGGGCACCGGCACCTTCCGTCCCCTCTCGCCGGTCGTCTTCGTCCGGCTCGTCGAGGGCGGCGCCGGCTGCACCCGCCTCCAGGCCCTGCTCCGGGACCCGGACGGGCCGATCGACCGCGAGCTGGCCTTCCCGTACCACCCGCACGTCACGGTCGCCCACGGGATCTCCGAGGAGGCGATGGACCTGGCGTTCACCACCCTCTCCGGGTACGCCGCCGACTGGCTGTGCGAGGGCTTCGCACTCTACGAACAGGGCTCCGACGGGGTCTGGCGCAAGCTGCGTGAATACCCTTTCGGCACGGGCCCGACCGGCGTGCCGGCACAACTGGGCTCACCCACCGATGAGGCGGCCGGCACGCGCGGGCGTCGCTCGTAG
- a CDS encoding YihY/virulence factor BrkB family protein, translated as MDWLTKLPVIGPLAAAAMRTHAWRSYQRLDRVHWTRLAAAITFISFLALFPLITVAAAVGAALLSKEQLDRLQKSLAEQVPGISDQLDLNALVANAGTIGLVAGALLLFTGIGWVGSMRDCLRAVWDKDDEDLGNPVARKGKDGLVLLGLGGAALCSAAASILGSSAVGKFGGWLGIPREGAGGALLRSGAFAVGVVAAFLLLLYLLTLLPGVEPSRGRLIQAALIGAAGFELLKLLLSGYMREVAAKSMYGAFGVPIALLLWINFTAKLLLFCAAWTATRDDADGDGAEDPQDPQASKETPERAPDEGGGAGPSAGPARTA; from the coding sequence ATGGACTGGCTGACGAAACTCCCGGTGATCGGGCCCCTGGCTGCCGCGGCGATGCGCACGCACGCGTGGCGGTCGTACCAGCGGCTCGACCGCGTGCACTGGACCCGGCTGGCCGCCGCGATCACCTTCATCAGCTTCCTCGCCCTCTTCCCCCTGATCACCGTCGCCGCCGCCGTCGGCGCGGCGCTGCTCAGCAAGGAGCAGCTCGACCGGCTGCAGAAGAGCCTCGCCGAGCAGGTGCCCGGCATCTCCGACCAGCTCGACCTCAACGCGCTGGTGGCCAATGCGGGCACCATCGGGCTCGTCGCGGGCGCACTGCTGCTCTTCACCGGCATCGGCTGGGTCGGCTCGATGCGCGACTGCCTGCGCGCCGTCTGGGACAAGGACGACGAGGACCTCGGCAACCCGGTCGCCCGCAAGGGCAAGGACGGGCTGGTGCTCCTCGGCCTCGGCGGCGCGGCCCTCTGCTCGGCGGCGGCCTCGATCCTCGGCTCCAGCGCCGTCGGCAAGTTCGGCGGCTGGCTCGGCATCCCGCGCGAGGGCGCGGGCGGCGCCCTGCTGAGGTCCGGGGCCTTCGCGGTCGGCGTGGTGGCCGCCTTCCTGCTCCTGCTGTACCTGTTGACCCTGCTGCCCGGGGTGGAGCCGTCGCGCGGCCGTCTGATCCAGGCCGCCCTCATCGGCGCCGCCGGCTTCGAACTGCTGAAACTGCTGCTGAGCGGCTACATGCGGGAGGTCGCCGCGAAGAGCATGTACGGGGCCTTCGGCGTGCCGATCGCCCTGCTGCTCTGGATCAACTTCACGGCGAAGCTGCTGCTGTTCTGCGCCGCCTGGACGGCGACCCGCGACGACGCGGACGGCGACGGCGCGGAAGACCCGCAGGACCCGCAGGCCTCGAAGGAGACCCCGGAGCGGGCCCCGGACGAGGGCGGCGGCGCGGGCCCCTCCGCGGGGCCCGCGCGCACCGCCTGA
- a CDS encoding DUF6243 family protein — translation MTVSKNINNPVGQGGGQRKRQSRAERQNNGPHRNLDRQGAADQKAELLRKMREKAGVTEGSGTGEDTAQS, via the coding sequence GTGACCGTCAGCAAGAACATCAACAACCCCGTGGGCCAGGGCGGCGGCCAGCGCAAGCGGCAGTCGCGCGCCGAACGGCAGAACAACGGCCCGCACCGCAACCTCGACCGCCAGGGTGCGGCCGACCAGAAGGCGGAGCTGCTGCGCAAGATGCGTGAGAAGGCGGGCGTGACCGAGGGCTCCGGGACGGGCGAGGACACCGCGCAGAGCTGA
- a CDS encoding D-alanyl-D-alanine carboxypeptidase family protein: protein MTVLSAALLVPAMFTAPAHAAPAPPADGKGRPPMDGGPPASMSTVGGTTLGQPGTQVNLLPGAPALPTNLTGRSWIVADAETGAVLAAHNAHWRLPPASTMKMLFADTVLPSLPKDRVHKVTEQEMDGVGAGSSLVGVKEDHEYTVHDLWLGVFLRSGNDAVHVLSAMNGGIEKSVKDMQAHAEELQALDTHVVSPDGYDAPGQVSSAYDLTLIARSGLQKADFREYCGTASAKFPGLQEAGKPRDYFEIQNTNRLMTGAYGLSPYKGIAGVKNGNTSMAGSTFTGAAQQGNKKLLVTVMNPGSDGANSVYEETAALFDWGFSAAGKVKPVGELVPPKSADTKSHGAPAQTHEKETSAGGDDSGSSGVGTALGIAGGALAVLAGGAFAVNRRWPRRGRRGDEDLV from the coding sequence CTGACGGTCCTGTCCGCCGCGCTGCTGGTCCCCGCGATGTTCACCGCCCCCGCGCACGCCGCACCGGCCCCGCCCGCCGACGGGAAGGGCCGCCCTCCGATGGACGGCGGCCCGCCGGCGTCGATGTCCACCGTCGGCGGCACGACGCTCGGCCAACCGGGCACCCAGGTGAACCTGCTGCCGGGCGCGCCCGCGCTGCCCACCAACCTCACGGGGCGGTCGTGGATCGTCGCGGACGCGGAGACGGGCGCCGTACTGGCGGCGCACAACGCGCACTGGCGACTTCCCCCGGCCTCCACCATGAAGATGCTGTTCGCGGACACCGTGCTGCCGAGCCTGCCCAAGGACCGGGTGCACAAGGTCACCGAGCAGGAGATGGACGGGGTCGGCGCGGGAAGCAGCCTGGTCGGGGTGAAGGAGGACCACGAGTACACCGTCCACGACCTGTGGCTCGGCGTGTTCCTCCGTTCGGGCAACGACGCCGTGCATGTGCTTTCGGCCATGAACGGCGGCATCGAGAAGTCCGTCAAGGACATGCAGGCGCACGCGGAGGAACTCCAGGCCCTCGACACGCACGTGGTGTCCCCGGACGGGTACGACGCGCCGGGGCAGGTCTCCAGCGCGTACGACCTCACCCTGATCGCCCGCTCCGGGCTGCAGAAGGCCGACTTCCGGGAGTACTGCGGCACGGCGAGCGCGAAGTTCCCGGGCCTCCAGGAGGCGGGCAAGCCCCGCGACTACTTCGAGATCCAGAACACCAACCGGCTGATGACGGGTGCGTACGGGCTCTCCCCCTACAAGGGCATCGCCGGGGTCAAGAACGGCAACACCAGCATGGCCGGCTCGACCTTCACCGGCGCGGCCCAGCAGGGCAACAAGAAGCTGCTGGTCACGGTGATGAACCCGGGCTCGGACGGGGCCAACTCGGTGTACGAGGAGACCGCCGCGCTCTTCGACTGGGGTTTCTCGGCCGCCGGGAAGGTGAAGCCGGTCGGTGAGCTGGTGCCGCCCAAGAGCGCGGACACCAAGTCGCACGGCGCCCCCGCCCAGACGCACGAGAAGGAGACGTCGGCGGGCGGCGACGACTCCGGCAGCAGCGGCGTCGGGACCGCGCTCGGCATCGCGGGCGGGGCGCTGGCCGTGCTGGCGGGCGGGGCGTTCGCGGTCAACCGGCGGTGGCCTCGCCGCGGTCGCCGGGGCGACGAGGACCTGGTCTGA
- a CDS encoding SCO4848 family membrane protein, whose amino-acid sequence MKLSRTASWFLLAFGVWSWIIWVSFVRNLWKNGSGLAFDTAGDPTTYFWVHCGLAVASFLLGTAVGVIGLRSLRALRRESR is encoded by the coding sequence ATGAAACTCAGCCGCACCGCCTCCTGGTTCCTGCTCGCCTTCGGAGTGTGGAGCTGGATCATCTGGGTGTCCTTCGTCCGGAACCTGTGGAAGAACGGCAGCGGTCTGGCCTTCGACACCGCCGGTGACCCTACGACCTACTTCTGGGTCCACTGTGGACTGGCGGTGGCGTCCTTTCTCCTGGGGACGGCCGTTGGTGTGATCGGGTTGCGTTCCCTGCGCGCGCTGCGGCGTGAATCACGATGA
- a CDS encoding metallophosphoesterase has product MTVIVVALVALAVLGLLALVHRWLWVRLVRDTTRSGGVARRTGTALTFALPLAAVAALVAGRAGVPFPLQQAVAWPGFMWLAVLLYLSLAMLVGEVVRAVWLRRVTPPAARVPVPVSAPASAQASAPASAPVDPAAEPDPSAPADRAPAADPAAEPAPARESAFDAAVLTRRRFVARTVGGAAAAAALATVGYGTYGVLRGPRVKRVRVPLAKLPRAAHGFRIAVVSDVHLGPILGAAHTRRVVDAVNGTQPDLIAVVGDLVDGSVPDLGRAAEPLRGLRARHGSFFVTGNHEYFSGAEQWVDHVRELGMQPLENARRALPYFDLAGVNDVAGESEGHGPDFRAALGDRDRSRTAVLLAHQPIVIHDAVRHGVDLQLSGHTHGGQLWPGNYLAELANPTVAGLERYGDTQLYVSRGAGAWGPPVRVGAPSDITVVELASYQA; this is encoded by the coding sequence ATGACCGTAATCGTGGTCGCGCTCGTCGCGCTCGCCGTACTGGGCCTGTTGGCCCTGGTCCACCGCTGGCTGTGGGTCCGCCTCGTCCGTGACACCACCCGGTCGGGTGGTGTCGCACGCCGGACGGGGACCGCCCTGACCTTCGCCCTGCCGCTCGCGGCCGTCGCGGCCCTGGTCGCCGGGCGCGCCGGGGTGCCGTTCCCGCTCCAGCAGGCGGTGGCGTGGCCGGGGTTCATGTGGCTGGCCGTGCTGCTGTACCTGAGCCTGGCGATGCTCGTCGGGGAAGTGGTCCGGGCCGTCTGGCTCCGCCGGGTCACGCCGCCGGCCGCGCGGGTTCCCGTCCCGGTCTCCGCCCCGGCTTCCGCCCAGGCCTCCGCGCCGGCTTCCGCTCCCGTGGATCCGGCGGCGGAGCCCGACCCGTCCGCCCCGGCGGACCGGGCGCCGGCCGCCGACCCCGCCGCCGAACCCGCGCCCGCCCGCGAATCCGCCTTCGACGCCGCCGTCCTCACCCGGCGCCGGTTCGTCGCGCGGACCGTCGGCGGGGCGGCGGCCGCGGCCGCTCTCGCGACGGTCGGGTACGGGACGTACGGGGTGCTGCGCGGCCCGCGCGTGAAGCGGGTGCGCGTGCCGCTCGCCAAGCTGCCCCGCGCCGCGCACGGCTTCCGGATCGCCGTCGTCAGCGACGTCCACCTCGGGCCGATCCTCGGCGCCGCCCACACCCGGCGCGTCGTCGACGCCGTCAACGGCACCCAGCCCGATCTGATCGCCGTCGTCGGCGACCTGGTCGACGGGAGCGTGCCCGACCTGGGGCGGGCCGCCGAACCGCTGCGCGGCCTCCGGGCCCGGCACGGATCGTTCTTCGTCACCGGCAACCACGAGTACTTCTCGGGCGCCGAGCAGTGGGTCGACCACGTCCGGGAACTGGGGATGCAGCCCTTGGAGAACGCGCGGCGCGCCCTGCCGTACTTCGACCTGGCCGGCGTCAACGACGTCGCGGGCGAGAGCGAGGGCCACGGCCCCGACTTCCGGGCGGCCCTCGGTGACCGCGACCGGTCCCGGACCGCCGTCCTCCTCGCGCACCAGCCGATCGTCATCCACGACGCCGTCCGGCACGGGGTCGACCTCCAACTGTCCGGGCACACCCACGGCGGTCAGCTCTGGCCCGGCAATTACCTCGCAGAGCTCGCCAACCCGACCGTCGCCGGCCTGGAACGGTACGGCGACACACAGCTGTACGTGTCCCGCGGCGCGGGCGCCTGGGGGCCGCCTGTTCGAGTCGGCGCGCCGTCCGACATCACCGTGGTCGAACTCGCCTCATATCAGGCCTGA
- a CDS encoding ABC transporter substrate-binding protein: protein MRSVRSKVIAAVLVLAAGGGVAAWQLLPAEGNGRGTAIRVGTSDVVSDLDPAGAYDAGSWALFGNVYQSLLTVKPGSEAPVPDAASACRFLGGKLTTYQCELRPDAKFSGGRAITAEDVKHSFDRIKKINSAQGPAPLFNTLESVKAEGRTVTFNLSGRDATFPFKIATGAASIVDRDKYPAGALRHDGKVDGSGPYVLGAYKAGESAELKPNPTYTGQAKPARTPVTVKYFADSAGLDRAWRDHQVEVAHRDMPPEVLAALNPGLEDTRYQASGGTETRNLVFNVRPGSTAAKPAVRRAVAAVLDRSQLASEVHRGTVTPLYSLVPAGVASHSTPFFDTWPAPNTATARKLLKAAGVATPVPISLGANERGANLAEADAIAKQLTATGLFRVDVKAVAKWEDFQKQYAAGDFDAYTVGWIADFPDADNFLAPLVGAGSTMNNGFSDKAVDALITRTQAHSDRGEAADDFRALQRIVAQQVPMVPIWQKKDYVMSREAVTGAQYLSDGTGVWRLWDLDWL, encoded by the coding sequence ATGCGGTCTGTCCGCTCGAAGGTGATCGCGGCCGTGCTGGTCCTCGCGGCGGGCGGCGGTGTCGCCGCCTGGCAGCTGCTCCCCGCCGAGGGCAACGGGCGGGGCACCGCCATCCGGGTCGGGACGAGCGACGTCGTCTCCGACCTGGACCCCGCCGGTGCCTACGACGCCGGTTCCTGGGCCCTGTTCGGCAACGTCTACCAGTCGCTGCTGACCGTCAAGCCGGGCTCGGAGGCCCCCGTCCCGGACGCGGCCTCCGCGTGCCGGTTCCTCGGCGGCAAGCTGACCACGTACCAGTGCGAACTGCGCCCGGACGCGAAGTTCTCGGGCGGCCGCGCGATCACGGCGGAGGACGTCAAGCACTCCTTCGACCGGATCAAGAAGATCAACTCCGCGCAGGGTCCGGCACCGCTCTTCAACACCCTGGAGTCGGTCAAGGCCGAGGGGCGGACGGTCACCTTCAACCTCTCCGGTCGCGACGCCACGTTCCCCTTCAAGATCGCCACGGGTGCCGCGTCGATCGTCGACCGGGACAAGTACCCGGCCGGGGCGCTGCGCCACGACGGCAAGGTGGACGGCTCGGGCCCGTACGTGCTCGGTGCGTACAAGGCCGGCGAGAGCGCCGAACTGAAGCCGAACCCGACCTACACGGGCCAGGCGAAACCTGCCCGCACGCCCGTCACGGTGAAGTACTTCGCGGACTCCGCCGGGCTCGACCGGGCGTGGCGCGACCACCAGGTCGAGGTCGCCCACCGGGACATGCCGCCCGAGGTGCTCGCGGCCCTGAACCCGGGCCTGGAGGACACCCGGTACCAGGCCTCCGGGGGCACCGAGACCCGCAACCTCGTCTTCAACGTCCGCCCCGGCTCCACCGCGGCGAAGCCGGCCGTGCGGCGGGCCGTGGCGGCGGTCCTCGACCGCTCGCAGTTGGCGAGCGAGGTCCACCGCGGCACGGTGACCCCGCTCTACTCCCTGGTCCCGGCCGGTGTCGCGTCGCACAGCACGCCGTTCTTCGACACCTGGCCGGCGCCGAACACGGCGACGGCCAGGAAGCTCCTCAAGGCGGCGGGCGTCGCCACCCCCGTCCCGATCAGCCTGGGTGCCAACGAGCGCGGCGCGAACCTCGCGGAGGCCGACGCGATTGCCAAGCAGCTCACGGCGACCGGTCTCTTCCGGGTGGACGTCAAGGCGGTCGCCAAGTGGGAGGACTTCCAGAAGCAGTACGCGGCCGGCGACTTCGACGCCTACACCGTCGGTTGGATCGCCGACTTCCCCGACGCGGACAACTTCCTCGCCCCCCTCGTCGGCGCCGGGTCCACGATGAACAACGGCTTCTCCGACAAGGCCGTGGACGCGCTGATCACCCGTACGCAGGCGCACTCCGACCGGGGCGAGGCGGCGGACGACTTCCGCGCGCTCCAGCGGATCGTCGCGCAGCAGGTCCCGATGGTGCCGATCTGGCAGAAGAAGGACTACGTGATGTCCCGCGAGGCCGTCACCGGTGCGCAGTACCTCTCCGACGGCACCGGCGTCTGGCGCCTGTGGGACCTCGACTGGCTGTAG
- a CDS encoding TetR family transcriptional regulator, protein MRRTPIRSDTVTDQKAPKSEQTRTLILETALRLFQERGFDKTTMRVIAKEAGVSVGNAYYYFASKEHLVQGFYDRIGAAHQAAVRPILDNESDLQKRLAGVLTSWLDIAAPYHEFASQFFKNAADPESPLSPFSPESEPARKAAIDMHREVLAGAKTKVPDELADVLPELMWLSQMGLVLYWVFDRSPDSEKTRRLAERGAQLTTRGIILARFRVLRPLVREVHELFADFLPGMAQTAVSRKRASDPDPGKG, encoded by the coding sequence ATGCGCCGTACCCCGATAAGGTCGGACACCGTGACTGATCAGAAGGCTCCCAAGAGCGAGCAAACCCGCACGCTCATCCTCGAAACCGCGCTCCGGCTCTTCCAGGAGCGCGGCTTCGACAAGACGACCATGCGGGTCATCGCCAAGGAGGCAGGGGTCTCGGTCGGCAACGCGTACTACTACTTCGCCTCGAAGGAACACCTGGTCCAGGGGTTCTACGACCGGATCGGCGCCGCGCACCAGGCGGCGGTCCGGCCCATCCTGGACAACGAGAGCGACTTGCAGAAGCGGCTCGCGGGCGTACTGACGAGCTGGCTGGACATCGCCGCGCCGTACCACGAGTTCGCTTCGCAGTTCTTCAAGAACGCGGCCGACCCGGAGAGCCCCCTCAGCCCCTTCTCGCCCGAATCGGAACCGGCGCGCAAGGCCGCGATCGACATGCACCGCGAGGTGCTGGCGGGCGCGAAGACGAAGGTGCCGGACGAACTGGCCGACGTGCTGCCGGAGCTGATGTGGCTCTCGCAGATGGGGCTGGTCCTGTACTGGGTCTTCGACCGCTCGCCGGACAGCGAGAAGACCCGCCGGCTCGCCGAGCGCGGCGCGCAGTTGACGACGCGCGGCATCATCCTGGCGCGGTTCCGGGTGCTGCGGCCGCTGGTGCGGGAGGTGCACGAGCTGTTCGCGGACTTCCTGCCCGGCATGGCCCAGACGGCGGTGTCCCGCAAGCGCGCCTCGGACCCCGACCCCGGCAAGGGGTAG
- a CDS encoding thiol-disulfide oxidoreductase DCC family protein, whose amino-acid sequence MTDTTAPTRHLTVLYDAGCPLCVHIRHWLLGQRWLTPLWLVPAGSYEARRLFPGLDHEETLRRITVIGDRGQVWTDTDALIVCLWALAEHRPKANWLATPAGRPFARAAMHTASAWRSAVRTNGEAEPGDAACDERCAVPR is encoded by the coding sequence ATGACCGACACGACCGCACCGACCAGGCACCTGACGGTGCTGTACGACGCCGGTTGTCCGCTTTGCGTCCACATCCGGCACTGGCTGCTGGGGCAGCGGTGGCTCACGCCCCTGTGGCTGGTCCCGGCCGGGTCCTACGAGGCCCGTCGCCTCTTCCCCGGTCTCGACCACGAGGAGACGCTCCGCCGGATCACCGTGATCGGCGACCGGGGCCAGGTGTGGACCGACACCGACGCCCTCATCGTGTGCCTGTGGGCCCTGGCGGAGCACCGGCCCAAGGCGAACTGGCTGGCCACCCCGGCCGGCCGGCCCTTCGCCCGGGCGGCGATGCACACCGCGTCCGCCTGGCGATCCGCGGTCCGTACCAACGGCGAAGCGGAGCCCGGGGATGCGGCCTGTGACGAACGATGCGCCGTACCCCGATAA
- a CDS encoding alpha/beta fold hydrolase yields MILAHDVAGPQDGPALVLLHSSVCDRRMWDGQWAPLVEAGFRVVRPDFRTCGESPAATAPYSDDGDVLALLDALGIRRAAFVGSSYGGRVALRLAAHAPERVRALALLCPARPAHRRGAALTAFNAAEAALLEAGDLAGAAELNARQWLGPDADGAAHALVREMQLAIFRAGLSADGELELPEPPVDLAGIETPVLAVGGAHDIPDFRDFPAELPSLVPNAEHVELPWAGHLPSLERPEETAALLLGWAALRF; encoded by the coding sequence ATGATCCTCGCTCATGATGTGGCCGGGCCCCAAGACGGGCCGGCCTTGGTGTTGTTGCACTCCTCCGTCTGTGACCGACGCATGTGGGACGGGCAGTGGGCCCCCCTGGTCGAGGCCGGGTTCCGGGTGGTCCGGCCTGACTTCCGCACCTGTGGCGAGTCCCCCGCCGCGACGGCCCCGTACAGCGACGACGGCGACGTGCTCGCCCTGTTGGACGCGCTCGGCATCCGGCGGGCCGCCTTCGTCGGCTCCTCGTACGGCGGCCGGGTCGCCCTGCGCCTCGCCGCGCACGCGCCCGAGCGGGTCCGCGCCCTGGCCCTGCTCTGTCCGGCCCGGCCGGCGCACCGGCGGGGAGCGGCCCTGACGGCCTTCAACGCCGCCGAGGCGGCCCTGTTGGAGGCCGGGGACCTGGCGGGCGCGGCCGAGCTGAACGCCCGCCAGTGGCTCGGACCGGACGCCGACGGGGCGGCGCACGCCCTGGTGCGGGAGATGCAACTGGCCATCTTCCGTGCCGGGCTGTCCGCCGACGGGGAACTCGAACTCCCCGAGCCGCCCGTCGATCTCGCCGGCATCGAGACCCCCGTCCTCGCCGTGGGCGGCGCCCACGACATCCCCGACTTCCGCGACTTCCCCGCCGAACTGCCGTCCCTGGTCCCGAACGCCGAGCACGTGGAGCTGCCCTGGGCGGGTCATCTGCCGTCGCTGGAGCGTCCCGAGGAGACGGCGGCGCTGCTGTTGGGGTGGGCGGCGCTCCGGTTCTGA
- a CDS encoding succinate dehydrogenase iron-sulfur subunit, with product MATPTLSKTDEMEAAAAASPFITVTFRIRRFNPEISDESQWQDFQIEIDPKERVLDGLHKIKWDLDGTLTFRRSCAHGICGSDAMRINGKNRLACKTLIKDINPEKPITVEAIKGLTVMKDLIVDMEPFFQAYRDVMPFLVTKGNEPTRERLQSAEDRERFDDTTKCILCAACTSSCPVFWNDGQYFGPAAIVNAHRFIFDSRDEAGEQRLEILNDKDGVWRCRTTFNCTDACPRGIEVTKAIQEVKRALITRRF from the coding sequence ATGGCCACCCCCACCCTGTCCAAGACGGACGAGATGGAGGCGGCGGCCGCCGCCTCGCCGTTCATCACGGTCACCTTCCGGATCCGCCGCTTCAACCCCGAGATCTCGGACGAGTCTCAGTGGCAGGACTTCCAGATCGAGATCGACCCGAAGGAGCGCGTGCTCGACGGTCTCCACAAGATCAAGTGGGACCTCGACGGCACGCTGACCTTCCGTCGCTCGTGCGCGCACGGCATCTGCGGCTCCGACGCGATGCGGATCAACGGCAAGAACAGGCTCGCCTGCAAGACGCTGATCAAGGACATCAACCCGGAGAAGCCCATCACGGTCGAGGCCATCAAGGGCCTCACGGTGATGAAGGACCTCATCGTCGACATGGAGCCCTTCTTCCAGGCGTACCGGGACGTCATGCCGTTCCTGGTCACCAAGGGCAACGAGCCGACGCGCGAGCGCCTGCAGTCCGCCGAGGACCGCGAGCGTTTCGACGACACCACCAAGTGCATCCTGTGCGCCGCGTGCACGTCCTCGTGCCCGGTGTTCTGGAACGACGGCCAGTACTTCGGCCCGGCGGCGATCGTCAACGCGCACCGCTTCATCTTCGACTCGCGCGACGAGGCCGGTGAGCAGCGGCTGGAGATCCTGAACGACAAGGACGGCGTGTGGCGTTGCCGCACGACGTTCAACTGCACCGACGCGTGCCCGCGTGGCATCGAGGTCACGAAGGCGATCCAGGAAGTCAAGCGTGCCCTGATCACGCGCCGCTTCTGA